AAATTACATCCACTACGGTTACCTAGTGTCTGAACGGAGCAACATGAATGTGCTCACAAAGAAGAATGTGAACTGAAGGCAGACTCCGTTCTCTGTCCTGTCACTGTGGTCAAGATGCGTTAATGGTTCagcagttttcttcttctaaaaataatgtgtgagaGTGAACAGTCATCTCATTTGTCAGTAATCTCCCTGTAACCAAGAGAGCATTTAGCTTCAGGCTTTTAAATAATTCCATGAtaattgttttgcatttaaagTCAAATATGTCAGTAATTAACATAcacagtcatgttgtgttgtgacagtgtgtgatctcactgtttgtgttgttttctcttcttgtcaaGTTAAACTATAGACTTTTAATCAGTAAAGACGTGGCTGGTTGTGTTACGATGAACATTTCATGTGGAACAGTTTATGTCAGACTCTAGTGTTATGTAGGGATGGATGATCGAGGTTTAATTTGAAACTTCAAAAAGTGGTTCATTACTCGAGGTTTCAGTGACATCGTGTTCGAGCaggacatctagtggtggaTAACATGAAGTGCAATctagacagaagagaaattCACACGTGACACTTATTGGTTCATGAATCGTTTGGGATTTGATTCACCATTCACATCACTGTTTGACTACACTACACGGTTGTGTGGCTTTAAGGTGacacagtaaaacatgaaataaacatcatGTCGTGTTTCTTATTTGGCGTGTCTAATTGTAGTTAAAGTCTTAAAGTTATGcaattttgcttcattttattgTGCCAATAGTATTTCTCTCAGAGAGATTTTCAAAAATGAGCCATAATGGCCGATTGTTGTCTCTTTGTAATACCACAAGACTTTTTTTGTAATACATtgtgagtgtttcagtttggccaGAAGGAGGCAGTGTGGAGCTTTGCTTCATTCATTGGCTCCatataaaatctagaattgaatttaaaatcctcctccttacatacaaggccctgaaaggcctagctccatcatatctgaaagacctcatagaaccatattctcccaacagatcactacaatctctaagtgcaggtctacttgtggttcctagagtttctaaaagtagaatgagAGGTAGAGAAGGAGGCAGAATAAGAGATTTTGGAAAAATGGTGTTTATTGTACTGAGCTGCTAACGGCTGGGAGACTGTTGGGGGTAGGTGGGCAGGAAAGGTCACAGGCAGGAATAGTGGAAGCTTTGGAACAAAAGAAACACCAGGTTAGTATTCGGAAGTTTGGGATCACTACTATGATGTAGACGGAGATCGGCAAAGAGCTGGCGACATGACTAACTGGTAGCAGTGTCTATAATCCAGTGCTGTCTGAGTGTGGCCAGGGTTAATTAGCAGCAGCTGGGGGATCTCTAATCCAGCACAGCAGTCTCCCATCTGTAAtcaagcccacacacacacatacacacactaggGAGCAGGGACAGAGGGCATGATAGGTCCTCTCTACAGCAGGTCCATCAGTCATTAGGGTTGCATGTTATTGTTTGCAAGGTTCACTTCTTCTGCTCAAGGTGTGACAGTGAGAGGTGGAGCATGTTGGTAGTTGCATCTTATGCAGCTCTGTGGGCTCTGTATGAGTACTGTAGTGGATCTAGATCTACAGGGAGACATTTCTTTATGTGTTGCATTGCCAGGCGTTGAAAGCATTTCATCATAGGTGTGAGAGCCACAGGGTGAAAATCAGAGAGGTCTGTAGGGGTTTTCTGTACAGGTATGATGGCGGTGATCTTAAGGCAGGTTGGCACCACTGCTGGAGGAAGATGATAAAAAGTCTGTGAACACCTCATTCAGTTGTTCAGTCCAGTCTTTAGGACACGTCCTCTTCCTTGCCTTAAGTGTCAGAGGACCAGCCAGAAATCTACAACTACTAATAAACTTTcgccctctgctgcagtgagagGGAATTGTAACCATGTCCAAACTACAGAGCTGTGTGATTTCcacattttggaggctgtgcacacagtgaaatgtttccttcCACTTCAACACAAAAGTATATTCAGAAAGAAGATTTTAAACCTCAACAATGTTTagttctgatttatttcttcaACTTGACACTCCgtcataaacataaaatgttcaTCATAACACAACCAACCACTGTTTCACTGAATACAACTCCACAGTTTAACTtgatagaaagaagaaaacagtgaGATCACATTCTGTCAACAAAaagaatgatgatgaaattatttaatgaCCTAAACCTAAATACTCTCACAATTACAGGGAGAATCTGATACAAGTTTTCAAGTCTGACTTATCATTGTACAAGgaacatgtaaacagaaaacaatcatTGACTGTTTTAGAGCTCATCTAAGTGATgcaaattttaaaaacacacctgtAAATACCTGCAAGCTATTCTTAAACAAATCTATTGGTTGGGTGATTAAAGGTTGGCCTCTAGAAACTCATCAACTTCATGTCCAGTGCATCTCTGTGCCTACTGCTGCACATAGTCATAAATACAAAACCTTGCTGATGTTTGAGCCGCAAATGTTATTTCAATGTCACAATCCattgcattttcttcttcataatCCGAGACATAAATCATTATAAACATGTACTTTGCATTGCAGTAGTCAAGTGATGAGAGTTCTACAATATTTTGGGACATGGAGTTTTGCCCTCAAGAGTGTTacgggccagtgtgtgtgtgtggccttgtctttttgttctttaatttcAGGTACcgccttccccccctccacctcaatcagctgattagctgattgccAGCTGTAGCCCATAAAGATCCGACCTGTGTGCGTCATTAGAGGAGTGATCCTGCAGCCAGcgtgtgcagcgtgtttgtttctggtcggcattgtggtgtctgaacaggcttcttcttggtttattgtatattgtaaataaatccctgcgattgcagacggtccttggttggcttctttggtttgttttctccttttacctcaattgttacctccttgtgttcccctagacattttctgccctgtCGGGTCGTAACAAGAGGCTTAACACTGAGCAAACTCTGTTACTTTCATGAAGATCCCCAAGCTCTACTCATAGGGACTAAAAGAAAGTCAAGACTGGTGGCAATAACGAAGTATATTTAATGTTGTACTGTTACATTACGAAAAACGTAatccaacacagaaaaacagctcTACTggacaacaaatacaaaaaagtggcataaatgaattttaattaagttttccttaaaaaatgttgttgcacataagttaataaatactAAACTGTCCCcattgaaatgtatgcagttttcatttcatgaacGCAATTCCCTGTGTAGacactttttgtagtgtagttgtgtgaactgctgtgtgtgaatgtgtgtgttgctcCAGGGTAGTTGGGACCACATGGACTGgaggatttaataatttctgaagagggaaaagagaaaactaggtcattcaaccaggagtagtttaagcagaaaacttggttaactgGGACCTCGTCAAAAGGTGCTTGGcgagtttatttttaatttaaagggaATTAatatgtagtttacatattgtttaaaTCATAAGGTGTGGGGGACACAATCACGTGGAGCTATCCACCCGTATGTGGTGCTAAAGTGATTAAGTATTCAATATACTGAGATCTTCAacactattgatatgataatatatgtcttCAGATTAGCATTGTTTATGTGATtgcattattcagctgcaaggGTATTTAATGGGGTATTTCTGGACACATACAGCTGAAACTACTGAGGGTGGAGCAATCATTCAGGGGACTACTAACAAAGTCTCAATGAAGTCTTTCTGGCAATACAGGAAGCTAAAACAAGGGAATGGCATTccttattacacaggataagatttTACTATCCCTTGTGTCAAGATCCAAGGCAAAATACATTTAGAAGCCCattccaactgaaaaaccaaccagcagcaaccaacaagaaaacaccatcTAACTAGCCTaaccaacagcagtaggcagtatgcagcacatcattggggttttcaagtgggcaccgaTGTTCCGCTAAGctaggcccacaacacctcaaaaAGGCtcaacagtgagttccagcgtgCTGGAGTCAGTCTCCCCCATGCTGCAACCACACAACCTGTGACTTTCacccgagagattagcttagccctactactatttactaaaaccactcagctagccttacctttagcatgctccccagctagcgtgtttcctcctcagccacagccaccggctgccagggacatgttgtttattgtgaccctctgttctctcccacGAATGCCCAGCTCGCACAGGTGAGCGATAgtggattttgccacaaatccatggcaacccacctccaccagctacactCCATCCTTactgctcagcttctgctgccataTCTGCATATCTAGCTGCCTTACGCTCCTTGACTCTATCTTCCCACgttagaataataataagagagAGAGCTAACTATATGCGCTGAAGGGCTGGGTGTatctaaatatcgatactaCTGATATCAATGACAAtatcggtattggatcgatactgaCGTGCTGAGAtaaatacttttgttacagtttccaTGTCCTGCAAATTGCAAATGCGAGCACAGCTACTCTCCAGATCTGTGCGTGACAGGGCTTCTCCATCcacacctgtagtaaaaggtggctATGGATagagtttgatactcaaatcctagcatcaccAACTACACGGGATGCAGTGGGGGATGGGTCTTCTAATAACTCCCACTGTGTTCAGGTCTGCTctcagtgatggtgaagatctGTCCTGAAGGTTTTGGTGAGTCTTAATCTTCATTCTATTTAGATTGCACTTCATTttattgaccactagatgtACTACTCGAGCACAGTGTCACTGGAGCCTCAGGTAATGAACCATTTTTGAAGCTTCAAACAAAACCTCAATCATCCACCCCTACATTAAAGGTCAAATGGGCTGCTGTATGGTGGATCAACGACCTTTATGGATAGGTAAGATGGAAATAGAATGATAAGGGGCGTGGTTATAATTACTTATCATTATAATGAGTAAAtgtaaaaagagagaaaaaaaaacaaaacattgtgttCATGAAGTGACTGTAGCATTTTACTGTCACATAAAAGTAGAATCTGTCATAAACTGTTCcacatgaaatattcattcattcattcttttaaaaCACATAGCACAACATGACTGTATATGATAATTACTGAGATATTTGCCTTTACATGCAAAAGAATAATgccattattgttattattattattattattagtagtagtagtagtagtagtatttattAATGTAACTCGAATTCAAATATCAAACTCTCCCATCTTTAATTGGCTTCACCGAGATATGAGACGACTGTTCACtctcacacattatttttaaaagacgGAAACTGTTGAACCATTAACACTTCTTGTCCACAGCGACAGGATAAAGAGCAGAGTCTGCCTTCAGTTCACATCCTTCTTTGTGAGCACATTCATGTTGCTCCGTTCAGACACTAGGTAACCGtagtggatgttatttagcagctgatgtgttttacctgcagacacagcagagagaggagccacCAACATGAGGTTTAAAGTAGCAGAAGCTGGATTTGtcgtcttccttctctccttaTCAGGtactttgagtttctgtttttcacatttcactgaagcTGTAGCTCAGCGCTTCTCAAACTTTACTGCAGTAACTTTGGATCTCCACCTGACCCGTCTGCGGCGCGGTCGCGGCTCCGCAGTTGATCGCGGATCCAAGTCAATGTGTTTCCTCCAGTATGTTTTCAGAACCATGGTGCCGCGCAGCTTACTATAGGTGGCTGTTGTATGATGTTGTTGATGCTTGGGAACCGCATCGACACGAGCAGATCGAATCGTTCTAGTCCATAGCCGGAAAGTAGTGGATCGAGGTTAATTGTCAAGACAGACGGCGCATTAAATTCAATATTTCCTGCCGTGTGAGGCGCGCGCCATCTGTCACTTCTCTGTTCCCCATCAGTGGGGTGCGCCTCACACACTGAGCTGCTTGTTGtagtgaaaaaaatacatcctgttaaaatggacacaaacaaaaaccagactgttaaactctgtgaaatattgtttttgtgtgtgtgttactgcagAGCTGATTGTTGAGTTAAATATGCGATTATTTAACGTTCATCACTCAGTCTTTTTAAAGTGGAAAAGTTTCAGTAATTGATCAAGCAGTGAAGATACCAACTAATATTTATCAAATGTTCCACAATCTCAATTGAGTCACTGTGTGGTTTTATAAAgataattaattgattaaaatgtttcgTAGAATTTATTATCAAACACGAAGTCACTCTTCCTCCCTATGCCtattttctgcctcctgtgcgAAAATGACATAATAAATGGATCATCAGTCAAGTCTGAGGGCTGTTTGAGTAATTTTGCCCACCTGGAACACAAACACCAGCGAGATTGctacaaaagtgtcagaatgaagatcatggttttgtgtctgtcttttattttgtgatcatgtttcaagtttcctgttttgttttgtcaagttTTTTAGCTTCCTGTCTGTCGTGCCTCCtggtggttttgtcatgtctgtgtcatgttgtgtttcctgttttattttttttaagttttggatttcctgtctgtctttcctcGCGTGTCCCtcgattgttcattggtttcgcCCACGGTCAATGGTTTCGCCTCTTGTAATTGCCCTGAtccgtctcacctgtgtcttgtcaggtCGAGGGCTGAATACCGAACTTCGGTTATTTTGTGGCATCGACCGAAATGCAGTAGTACCGAGTATTGAAACATGCCTCGTCTTTCGGTGCCAAGGTTAATCGCGTGATCAAAATCTGATAATGCTGGTTGCAGCATGCAGTGTGAACGTCCTCTTTTACCCGcatatgtccttttttttttttttttttttttttttttttttttttttttaatttatttattacatccAGCCCACTGTTTAGGGAACACCAGGGACTGTTGAAacactttttgcatttttccctCAACAAATCAGAAACCCTATTTAAAAACCTTAATATGTCAACTCCCTTTGTCTTCATCTCAttgatgatgttgttgtcaGGGTCGGGGGAGgttgttgaggtgaggacccaaatgcaggactattgatgaggcCTTGGCAGCGCTGATGATTTTAGATGAGTCTCTCCCCGACAAGGTGAtaacatggcctccaaattccgaAACACCTTAAATGAGCATCTGTGGGATATGGAAACTTGTCTGATCCGTGGAGGCCCCACCTCGCAACACAAAGCAGATCTTAAATGATCTGCTGCTCACATCTTTGTGCCATGCGCCTCCCTTGCCAGTGCCCCGCCGGACCTCCACAGCACTGATAGAgacttttagatgagtttctccctgacattttggtgtattacatgttcaTAATGGTGCATACTATCATATGTTTAGATTGTCTGTAGCGCACCTATCTCAACTCAGCCCCCTGTAAATAACTTCAAATGACCTTCAGTGGTTCAACATGTCTCTGCCATGTATATTATTCCAATTAAAATTtattataaaagaaatataagtTAGTCCGTGCAAGAGATGAGTTCACACCGTACTTCACACAGCAAAAACACTACTTCcattttcatgtcatttcctttttctctgaACTTGACCTCTTCCGTTTATCCTCTTCAGTTCATCTGTCTCATGTCTCTCATGATAAATCATCACTGGTCCTTCACTGCATCCTCAGAGAGTGTGACGTCCTGCCTCAGCTCACGTACACATTAACTGTAGAAATCATCTTTTTAAAGCACAACAATTAATTGTggtctctgatgttctctgtgttccagtggtaCTTGGTCAGACTGATCATGGAGTGACTTACTCTTCTACTCAGATCTGTGCTGTAGaaggatcaacagtggaaataagcTGCAGCTACACGTACCCATCCAGAATAAATGACAACGTCACCGTGGTTGAAAAAGCTTTATGGTTTACTAAAATGGAAGGTGGTGAACCTGTGGATCTGATGACAGAGGCAGAGTTTTCAGGTCGTGTTCAGTATCACTGTGATGAGAACAAGTGCACTCTGAGAATCTCAGACcttagagagagagactcagctgagtacaagttcagattcacaacaaaccaaccagGAGGGAAATATACTGGTtcacctggagtcactctgacTGTCTCAGGTAAGAATTTATCCTCCACATatgtcaaatgtgaaacatgtcatTACTGTTACTGAACTATCGatcaatgtgtttatttaatgggtgacaacagttaaaatgatatttctctgTTCACTTCAGTTCTCCATGTAGAGGCCAAGAAAACATCTCCAACATGGCATCCTAACTGGGCAGAGGTGAAGTGTCAGAGCAGGTGTCGTCTATCTGCTCGTTCCTACGTCTGGTATAAGAATGgagtgaacatgaacaaagacaaTGTTTCAAGGGAACAATTCTTTGATGGTGgagacagtgtttcctgtgcagTTAAAGGATCTGAGaagtttccctctcctccacaatgTGAGTTTACTTCAGCCTTCAACTAACTTAGTGTCATCTCTGAACCAACCATCAGTGTCTATgtttcagaaaaccacacttcctcttcctcttctcttctttgatcTCTGCAGGGttaggtgtaaatgtttttcaaaattgtttcttcttctttcaggtgcTGTTTATCATCCATGTAACAAAGTGActtacactgacagaagcatctgtgCCATCAAAGGTTCATCAGTGGACATTTCCTGCACATACAGTCATTATGATTATCATCATGATGTTGTgtcaaagttctggttcagtcctGATCGTAGTCGTCAGTGGATGAATCCCTCACAGCCTGAGGACCTGAGTAAAGACTCCCAGTATTCAGGTCGTGTTCAGGTCCTtgaaccagagacaggaagatccactctgagaatcactaacctgagagagagtgattcatctgagtatcgcttcaaattcaagacacgatggtttgaatggagaagtgttttacctggaacaactctgactgtcacaggtactgatgaactctaactgtgtaggtggatgtatctgtgcattgagtatttaaacagatgtgacattactgttgtgttgtcatgtgcagctctgcaggtgcaggtgaccagaataatatcagtccatcagtctcaaactgaggcagagctcaagtgtctcagcagctgcagtccagctggTCGTCTTTACGTCTGGTTCAAGAACCAACAGAGAATCAGGACACAGCAAACTTCTACTTTGACAGACAACTTTTCTCCTGGAGACGCCGTCTCCTGTGCTTTCAGCGGACATGAGGATTACCGCTCTCCTTCAGTCCGTGAGTTTACTTCACTCTGGCTGTCATACCTCTACTAGACACTGTATCATACTCGACAGTTATTTTGGGTGTTTTACTTGAGAGAGACACTGATCTTGATATATTTCTGTAAAGGAAGTAAACTTGCACAACTGCACAATGTAACTCTCAAGATTAACATCATGTTTGctttaaagtgtttcagttCCACTTTAACTGATGTTCCTCTGCAGAAAACTTCAGAAGCATCACATTATAACAACATAATAATCTCCACCAATTTCCAGATCCTTCAAAGGttccctctgtatcagtgagtccatctggtgagatagtggagggtagttcagtgactctgacctgtagcagtgatgctaacccagcagctaactacacctggtacaaggagaatgaagactcaccaaaagcttcaggacagatcttcaccatcactgacttcagacctgaacacagtgggagttattactgtgaagcccagaacagaagaggacgtCATAACTCCATCACCTTACATCTGATTGTTGTAGTAGGTAAATAAAGATTGAAATATCAGTTTACTGCACATCTGCTGTCAGTTTGTTTTAGACTGGTCTGCTTTCCTTCAATCGATCTAAACAACCAACTCTATTACTGAGACACAAAGACCTCATATCAGTGTTTGTCCATTTGTAGGAAAATTACCAGTAATACTGAATGTCATCAGATTAACTttggtggtgctggtgctgattcctctgcttcttttgatTCTGTGTATGAGgttagtctgttttttttttctttttttttgtaacttactATTTTAACTTATTATCTTactattcatttacttttaaatttgtatttattcgtcttatttctttaattccatccaggaagaagaaactcttcAGCTGTGGGACTGAACCAAATGAACCAGTGGAGGCTATAGAGGTGAGAGAGATCAGAGCATGTGAACAGAACTGATTATTCACCACATACTGAACTGTAGATGTGAACTGTACCACAGAACAAATCCAGGAAGTCATTTTGtcagtgtaaaaataattttataaattTTGATACAAAGAGTTAATGTCAAGTCCAGtcagtctgatttttttttgaatgtcttCTTTTTATAGATGCTGTGAAACCAGAGACTTTCCTCTTCTGATTAATTGTATATATCTGCTTCTGccctttatttctttctatgttgtacagtttttctattttatatagatacacacttacacacacatatgcagacCTAAATCTACATGCAGCGGATTCTGATTCAAGTTATTCCAACTCTGACTTATCACAGCATATAAGgaacatgtaaacagaaaacagtttccATATCAATCAGAGCTCATCtaagtgacatttttaaaaactcacCAGGAAATACCCGCAACCTTCTCTTAAATAAATTTCTTGGTTGGATGATTAAAGGTTGGCCTCTAGAAGCCCATCAACTTCATGTCTCTTTAGAAACCAGTGCATCTCATAGTCATAAATGCAAAACCTTGCAAATGTATAAGCTGCCATTGTTTTTTCAATGTCAAAATCtatcacattttttgtttgtttgtttgtttgttattcaATGCATAAAATCACTGTAAAGATTGTATTTTGCATTGCAGTAGTCAAGTGATAAGAGTTCTGAAGTATTTTGTGTCAGCTATGGAGTTGTGGCCTCAAGAGGCTTATCTCTGAGCAAATTACTTTTCACCTTTATGAGCATCCCCAAGCTTACCCATAGAGACTCAAAGAAAGTCAGCACTGGAGGCAATAACAAAGTAAATTTTATGTTACTGTTACATTACGAGGAAAGTAatccaacacagaaaaacagctttaccagacaacaaatacaaaaaagttaCATAAAGGACACAgccccaccagagggcgctgctgtgcaggAGAGGATTGTAAGCATTTCTATgatttcctgtgtcaaaaatgttgttgcacatAAGTTAATAAATTACAAACACTGTCACCAGTGAAATGTCTGCAGATTTCATTTAATGACTGCAATTCCCTCTGCAGacactttttgtagtgtagttgtgtgtgaatagttgcGCTtaatgctcctcctcctctgtttctgctcGTTGGGGCACAGCCCCGATggccctggcctgcagtgttgtggacttCTGTGTGTGAATGCGCATGTGCAgcgcacacttcagtttgggtACTGAGGCCTGACGTTCAGGGCCCCAGAGcgcttctcattggctgatttgagGCAGAGGGTGGGGACTGCACAGGTCCAGCTAGCTCAGCTAACATACATAACGTAgttatttcatgtttcattcattcactgcatgATGAATCGAGTTGATGACCTGGCTAGTGTGCGATTTAGAACTTCAACACTTGAGTAGAAGGGGAGCACATCCACCGAAGGATTTAGTCAattctcaagagggaaaagagaaaaactagGTTAtacaaccaggagtggtttaagcagaaaacttggttaaccgTCAGCTTGTCAAAAGTCActtggtgagtctaatttatttttaatttaaatggaattgataatgcACTTTACGTGTTGTTTAAATCATAATGTGTGGGGGACACAACCTCACGGagctgtccacctgtctgtggtgctgaaatggctgtttgtgtTATGACCgcagtggtcataatttgcATTTGGAGGCCACTGATTGGAGGAAGTCCGGAGGCCGCGATTTCAAAAGTGGAGCCGACaacagactctctctctctctctctctctctctctcgctggttCGCCTTTGGCAGCATTGCATCCCCCGCATCGCGACCTTCGCCGACGCCAATCCATTCTGGACTTCTCGTAATTCTTGTTGTTTTCGGTTATGTTGTGGATGAGATATGTTATCTCtcatgtaaatattgtaaatagtagaTATAGTGCGCAGGCCTATATTACTAGGGGTGAGTAGCCTTTTATTTTTGgccatcttttctcttgttttgttggtagggagtgagggtagaaaacctgttgttttgttgattcctttttcttttggctaGGCAAGTCAGTTTTCAAATCCAGCTCGTTTTGTTTACTGTTTTAGGTGACGCTCACCCCGAAGACTTTATGttcgtttgggtaaataaatcccttcgtTTTGGACTGCATCTCTCCGTGTTCTTTGTTACTTTTCATAAGAGTTgatgtttatgttatgtttaggtaTCCCTAGGCCGGGGCATAACAGTTTGGCTGTGGTATATCATGTAAG
The nucleotide sequence above comes from Mugil cephalus isolate CIBA_MC_2020 chromosome 2, CIBA_Mcephalus_1.1, whole genome shotgun sequence. Encoded proteins:
- the LOC125002061 gene encoding uncharacterized protein LOC125002061; translation: MRFKVAEAGFVVFLLSLSVVLGQTDHGVTYSSTQICAVEGSTVEISCSYTYPSRINDNVTVVEKALWFTKMEGGEPVDLMTEAEFSGRVQYHCDENKCTLRISDLRERDSAEYKFRFTTNQPGGKYTGSPGVTLTVSVLHVEAKKTSPTWHPNWAEVKCQSRCRLSARSYVWYKNGVNMNKDNVSREQFFDGGDSVSCAVKGSEKFPSPPQCAVYHPCNKVTYTDRSICAIKGSSVDISCTYSHYDYHHDVVSKFWFSPDRSRQWMNPSQPEDLSKDSQYSGRVQVLEPETGRSTLRITNLRESDSSEYRFKFKTRWFEWRSVLPGTTLTVTALQVQVTRIISVHQSQTEAELKCLSSCSPAGRLYVWFKNQQRIRTQQTSTLTDNFSPGDAVSCAFSGHEDYRSPSVHPSKVPSVSVSPSGEIVE